One Streptosporangium sp. NBC_01495 DNA window includes the following coding sequences:
- a CDS encoding ISL3 family transposase codes for MLFPQLADVVLEQVITEQQIVRVRARTRSVAASCPACGVPARRVHAYHTRRLADVPVGSHTVVVDLRVRRLVCEARGCVRQTFREQVRQVAARYARRTVGLAALIVDLAVVLAGRAGVAVLARLAVKVSRTTVLRLLMSVPAPAGPVPAVLSVDDFALRRGNSYATLLIDAVTHRRIDVLPDRKAATLTAWLREHPGAQVVCRDGSAAYAEAIRQGAPDAVQVSDRWHLWHGLAAAVEKTVVAHSRCWHTAGPRRTGALTERTRRKHAQVHTLLDQGLGLGECARHLGWGFNTVKRYARAASANDLLRPPKYGATLVDHHREHLRRRLAEEPGVAVTHLLAEIRERGYTGSANLLVRYLNQGRADPDRTPPSPRRLVSWLMSRPDDLPPHRRRHLEELIPACPHLTALAARVREFAAILTQRRGHDLDDWISTVRADDLPALHSFTLGLEKDKQAVIAGLTLPYSNGPMEGTNTKVKLLKRQMYGRAGFALLRQRILLS; via the coding sequence ATGCTGTTCCCGCAGTTGGCCGACGTGGTCCTCGAGCAGGTGATCACAGAGCAGCAGATCGTGCGGGTACGAGCCCGAACACGATCGGTAGCAGCATCCTGCCCCGCCTGTGGAGTCCCGGCCCGGCGAGTGCACGCCTACCACACGCGGCGTCTGGCGGATGTGCCGGTCGGCAGCCACACCGTGGTCGTTGACCTGCGCGTACGCCGACTGGTGTGCGAGGCCCGCGGTTGTGTGCGGCAGACGTTTCGTGAACAGGTTCGGCAGGTGGCGGCTCGTTATGCGCGTCGTACTGTGGGGTTGGCCGCGCTGATCGTGGACCTGGCAGTGGTGCTGGCCGGTCGCGCCGGCGTGGCTGTGCTGGCCCGGCTGGCGGTGAAGGTCTCGCGGACCACGGTGCTGCGCTTGTTGATGAGCGTTCCCGCCCCCGCCGGGCCGGTGCCCGCAGTGCTGAGCGTGGACGACTTCGCGCTGCGACGAGGCAACAGCTACGCGACCTTGCTCATCGACGCGGTCACTCACCGCCGCATCGATGTGCTGCCTGACCGCAAGGCCGCCACATTGACCGCATGGTTACGCGAGCATCCCGGCGCCCAGGTCGTGTGCCGTGACGGCTCAGCCGCCTACGCCGAAGCCATCCGCCAGGGAGCACCGGACGCGGTACAGGTCAGCGACCGCTGGCATCTGTGGCACGGCCTGGCCGCCGCAGTGGAGAAGACCGTGGTCGCCCACAGCCGCTGCTGGCACACCGCAGGGCCCCGCCGCACCGGCGCGCTCACCGAACGGACCCGCCGCAAGCATGCGCAGGTCCACACCCTCCTCGACCAGGGCCTCGGGCTGGGCGAATGCGCCCGACACCTGGGCTGGGGATTCAACACGGTCAAACGCTACGCCCGCGCCGCCTCGGCCAACGACCTCCTGCGCCCGCCCAAGTACGGCGCCACTCTGGTTGATCATCACCGCGAGCATCTGCGACGCCGCTTGGCCGAAGAGCCCGGCGTGGCGGTCACCCATCTGCTGGCCGAGATCCGCGAGCGCGGCTACACCGGCAGCGCCAACCTGCTGGTGCGCTACCTCAACCAAGGGCGCGCCGACCCCGACCGCACCCCGCCCTCACCACGCCGGCTGGTCTCCTGGCTGATGAGCCGTCCCGACGACCTGCCACCGCATCGCCGCCGCCACCTGGAGGAACTGATCCCCGCATGCCCACACCTAACGGCCCTGGCCGCGCGGGTGCGCGAGTTCGCCGCCATCCTCACCCAGCGTCGCGGTCACGACCTTGACGACTGGATCAGCACAGTACGCGCCGATGACCTGCCCGCCCTGCACAGCTTCACCCTCGGCCTGGAAAAGGACAAACAAGCCGTCATCGCCGGACTGACCCTGCCCTACAGCAACGGCCCCATGGAAGGCACCAACACCAAGGTCAAGCTCCTGAAACGCCAAATGTACGGCCGAGCCGGCTTCGCCCTACTCCGACAGCGGATCCTGCTCTCCTAG
- a CDS encoding IS3 family transposase, producing the protein MITCSRTTSANCGNSIFKTFEAHQGHLASPYTPSPPDSCQSRLIDRPHPDLHEKGWRVSANTVAARMAELGLVARVRRKPRSLTRQGRRSAAPDLVGRQFSAVAPDVLWCGDVTEIVTDEGKLYLATVEDLFSRRLLGYAMSEHHDGALTVASLQMAAVTRGGDVDGVIFHSDRGSEYSAARFQAACRHWGVTQSMGRVGCALDNAAAESLNSTLKVEFVYRHRFATRAEARLRIATWIADFYNTQRRHSAADGLPPIVYEQQITAARAASTARRQQLIAA; encoded by the coding sequence GTGATCACCTGCTCGAGGACCACGTCGGCCAACTGCGGGAACAGCATCTTCAAGACTTTCGAGGCACACCAAGGTCACCTTGCCAGCCCGTACACTCCGTCACCACCGGATTCGTGCCAGAGCCGTTTAATTGACAGACCCCACCCGGATCTGCACGAGAAGGGCTGGCGGGTGTCGGCGAACACGGTCGCGGCCCGGATGGCCGAGCTTGGCCTGGTCGCCCGGGTGCGCAGAAAACCCCGATCGCTGACCCGTCAAGGGCGGCGGTCGGCGGCGCCGGATCTGGTCGGCCGCCAGTTCAGCGCCGTGGCGCCGGATGTGTTGTGGTGCGGTGATGTCACCGAGATCGTCACCGATGAGGGCAAGCTGTATCTGGCCACGGTCGAAGATCTGTTTTCGCGGCGGCTACTGGGCTACGCCATGTCGGAACATCATGATGGCGCCCTGACGGTTGCCTCGTTGCAGATGGCCGCGGTGACCCGGGGCGGCGACGTCGACGGGGTGATCTTTCACTCCGATCGTGGCAGTGAATACAGTGCCGCCCGTTTCCAGGCCGCCTGCCGGCACTGGGGCGTGACCCAGTCGATGGGCCGGGTCGGCTGCGCGCTGGACAACGCCGCCGCCGAATCGCTGAATTCCACGCTCAAGGTCGAGTTCGTCTACCGCCACCGGTTCGCCACCCGGGCCGAGGCCCGGCTGAGGATCGCCACCTGGATCGCCGATTTCTACAACACCCAACGACGCCACAGCGCCGCCGACGGGCTACCACCGATCGTCTACGAACAGCAGATCACCGCCGCCAGAGCGGCCAGCACGGCGAGGCGTCAGCAGCTCATCGCCGCATAG